The Nitrospira sp. genome segment GCAGCTTGCTCTGGACTCACTTCGGGATCAGCGGGCCGGTCGTGATGGATGCCAGTCGATTCTGGTGTTTGGCGCAGGAGCAGGGAGAACCAGCCGAGGTCCACGGTAACTTTTTCCCTGGGGAGAATCAGGAGCAGGTACGGCAGTGGTTTATGGAACAGACGAGAGACCATCCCCGTCGCTCTCTTGGGAAGACCCTTGCCCAGCGGCTACCTCAGCGATTCACCGATTCTCTCATTCAGCATGCCGGTTGCGATGGGCAGACGGCCATTGCGCAATTGCCGAAAAAAGATCGGGACTCCCTCCTTCTGCTGATGACGAAATTCCCGTTTCCCATCGTGCGGGATCGCGGGTGGAACTATGCAGAGGTGACAGCCGGCGGGGTGCCGTTAGAAGAAGTAAATTTCCGCACAATGGAATCGAAGCTGGTGCCGGGTTTCTATCTGGCCGGAGAAATCCTCGATTGCGATGGGCGGATCGGCGGATTTAACTTCCAATGGGCTTGGGCTACGGGGCATCTTGCTGGGCAGGCGGTTTGGAGGACAGACGCCTAGCAGTCCGATCGGATCGATCCAAACCACCGATGCGCGACGAGGTCTGCGTGGGTTTTCAGCAGGACGGCACGGTTAAAGTGTGGGCTCAGCCGGAGTAGGAACCGGTTGCACCACGTCGCTTGTAGGATTGGCTGGGGGCAACAGCTCAGCCGCCGGGGTCGGCTCTGATTGTTCCTTTGAAGCTGGTGTTGCGGTGTCCGCCGGGGGCGGAGGGAGCTCTTGCACCGGCGTCTCTTTGGCCGGTTTCGTCGTTGAAATGAGCGCCTTAGCCGGTTGTGCCCTGAGAGCAACCTTCGCGGTTTTCCCTTCCAACTTTTCGAGAAGCGCTGTGAGATTGGAATCACGGTGGATTCTTGCTCTTGCCCGTTTCAGATGCTGCACGGCATCCAGGTGACGCCCCTTGTCTATCAGCAGTTCGGCCAGTGCGAGATGAGGGAACGGGTCATCCGGTACGACCTGAATCACTCCTTCTAGGAATGGAGGCGTGAGGGATGGATGTCGGAGCCCCCAATAGGCTTGCGTAAGATTTAAGAGGGCGGTCGGATTACGTGGCGCTAAAGCGACCGCTCGCTTGAAGGCCTTGACGGAGACTTCGATCCCGCCACTCTTTTCCTGTTGGACACCAAGGTTGTTCCACAGAGCCGCCACGTAGGCTTTGTCGCGAGGCGTGGTGATCTGCGCCTTGCCGAGCGTTCGCAGTACCGACTCTGTTTCAGCGTATTCGTTTCGATCAAGAGCGTCCCTGATGGCCTGATGGACAGGGCGCGGAGCCTCGCCGAATTCGATGAGCCGGGTCCGAGGGATGTCTTGTGGCGGAGTCGGTTCAAGCAGTGCCGGAGGGAAATTGGGCGTGGCATCGATATTCGTCGCGGGCAACGATGCGGGAGTGGGTATCGGCGTTGTCGGGGGCTGTGTCCACACGTGGTAGAAGACAAACGCGCCTAACAGCACGGCCAGGATCCGTAGTGTGGATGAAATATCGCGACGGTACACAAGCCCTCCTTAGCACTTCCACGATATTTGCACGGGGTATGAAATCGTCCAAGCATATTTACGATTATTGATGTCCCTCACCAAGGGAGGATCCCCGACGCGATATGGAAAGGTGGAGGTGTGAGTGTGGACCGGCTGCGGAACTTGCCAATCAGCTTGACTGAGCGTCAAACACATTTATAGTGAGTTGCGAGAGCCTGTCCCTGTTGACGAAGATTTTCGGAGCAGGCGTGATGGGTCGAACGCAGCAAGACTCGCAGGCATCGTTCTCGTCCATGGGGCCTCGCACGGTGGGGAAGGGATCGCTTAGGATGGCTCGCCAGCTCACCTGTCCGCAATGCCAGAAGGATACGGTCTTGCGGTCATGCCCACAGTCGCCGCGGGAGCATGTCGCGTCATGGATTTGGATCTCGCCGTTTCACTGCCAGGAGTGCAGCTATCGGTTTCTGGCCTGCCGCATCGGGCTTGTGGAGCCAAAGCACGCCATCGATCGCCGTGAGCATCTCCGGATTCCGGTACGGCTGTTTCTCTCTTTTTCGGGGGGCAAGGTTCGGGGCGAAGGGATTGTGATGGATCTGTCGATGGGCGGCTGTATCATCAAGAGCGACGCCCGGGTCCATGTCGACGATATCTTCTATCTTGAAATTGCGATCTCGGATCAGGAATCTCCGATCGAAGTGGCGGCGATGGTCCGATCAATCAGTTCCCGCGGCATTGCCTTCAAGTTTCTGCGGAAGGCTCAAGACAACAAACAGCTGCTCGCCTTCATTCAATCCAACGCCGGGGCGACCTCGACGGTTCTGTCCAAGGCGGTGGCCTCCTCGGTCGCCCGCTAACGAATCTTTCCTGTGCGCCAGTATTCAACCGAAGCGTGAGGCCGGGAGTGCCTGCTCTAGGTCGGCGTTTCCCAGGCTGAGGGAAGCGGATGTTCGTCGATCAAGCGGTTGTGTTCGGTGAGATCGTAGGGTTCGACGGTCAGGTCGCCTCGATCCATCGGTTCCCCGCACATCGGGGAGCAGAGAAAATCGACGAGAGCCTGGGCCTTCGTCTCCGTGGAGAAACGACACAGGCCATACTCCGGCATTCCTGATGAAGGGTGCCAGAAGGCCAACTCGATCGCACTGCCCTGGTAGATGCCCAGCGAGCGGTGCCGCACTTGAAACCCGCCCGGTAGATGAGACGACGACTCCAGCGACATCGAGACCTCTTGACTCACATATCTTAATGACTATTGCCATGGTAGCATGATCCCCGGACCGGACTACAGTCCGGACTCAGCCGGGAAAAGGAGGAGTCTATGAGACGTGCGTCTGTGATGAATCTGGCAGTCGGCCTCGTGATCCTGTTCGCAGGATTGATGTCGGGCTGCGGCTATAACGATCTCCAGGGATTGGACGAAGATACCAAGGCGGCTTGGAGCGAGGTCATCAATCAGTATCAACGCCGGGCCGATCTGATTCCCAACCTGGTTGCGACGGTGAAGGGCTATGCCGAGCATGAAAAGGAGACGCTTGAAGGCGTGGTGAAGGCGCGGGCCCAGGCAACCGGTATCCAGGTTACGCCCGAGACCTTGAAAGATCCGGCCGCATTCGAACAGTTCCAGAAGGCTCAGGCCGGACTCACCACAGCGCTGGGACGGCTCATTGCCATCGCCGAGAACTATCCGAACTTGAAAGCCGATCAAAGCTTCCGAGACTTGCAGAGTCAGTTGGAAGGGACGGAGAACCGCATTGCCGTCTCACGCAAGCGCTATATCGATCGGGTGGCGGAGTACAACAAAATGGTCCGCTTTTTCCCGACCAACTTAACGGCAAAGTTTCTTCTCCACATGGAAGAGAAGCCGAATTTCACTGTGGCGGACGAGAAAGCTGTGGCGAAGCCGCCCGAGGTGAAGTTTAACTGAGCCCGATCAAAGCGATGCATCTCATCAACATGAGCCGTGTCTGGCGCAAGCCGGCGCGGCTCTTTGTCTTTCTTGCGATGCTCCTGAGCCCGGGCTTGGCCTGGTCGCTCGAGGTGCCACCGCTGACCGGGCGCGTGATGGACCTGGCGCATATCTTATCGGCAAGGGATGTAGATCAACTGACGGCTGATCTCCAGGCACACGAGACGAGCAGTGGCAATCAAGTTGTGGTGCTTACGCTGCCGTCGCTCGAAGGCGAACCGCTCGAACCCTTTGCCCACCGAATCGCCACCACGTGGAAGCTCGGTCAGAAGGGAACCGACAACGGGGCGTTGTTGCTGGTGGCGTTGAAGGAACGCAAAGTCCGGATCGAAGTGGGCTATGGACTTGAAGGGACCTTGACGGACGCCAAGTCGGCCCAGATCATTCGAAACGAAATTGTGCCGCGGTTTCGTTCCGGGGATCTGCCGGGCGGGATTGTCG includes the following:
- a CDS encoding PilZ domain-containing protein, whose translation is MARQLTCPQCQKDTVLRSCPQSPREHVASWIWISPFHCQECSYRFLACRIGLVEPKHAIDRREHLRIPVRLFLSFSGGKVRGEGIVMDLSMGGCIIKSDARVHVDDIFYLEIAISDQESPIEVAAMVRSISSRGIAFKFLRKAQDNKQLLAFIQSNAGATSTVLSKAVASSVAR
- a CDS encoding LemA family protein, with the translated sequence MRRASVMNLAVGLVILFAGLMSGCGYNDLQGLDEDTKAAWSEVINQYQRRADLIPNLVATVKGYAEHEKETLEGVVKARAQATGIQVTPETLKDPAAFEQFQKAQAGLTTALGRLIAIAENYPNLKADQSFRDLQSQLEGTENRIAVSRKRYIDRVAEYNKMVRFFPTNLTAKFLLHMEEKPNFTVADEKAVAKPPEVKFN
- a CDS encoding TPM domain-containing protein, translated to MHLINMSRVWRKPARLFVFLAMLLSPGLAWSLEVPPLTGRVMDLAHILSARDVDQLTADLQAHETSSGNQVVVLTLPSLEGEPLEPFAHRIATTWKLGQKGTDNGALLLVALKERKVRIEVGYGLEGTLTDAKSAQIIRNEIVPRFRSGDLPGGIVAGVAAILKTIEGTYQAPERPAVSAGGGDIVGQTLIALMVGVVFGLALSNVNRLVGALAGTALSLWLSPWLIPAIATAAVTLLLVLVLGRAMSGRRGSGFDDWTSYSSRGGGWGGGSFGDSGGGGFSGGGGDFGGGGASGDW